TTTGCAGCTAAACGTTCCGTTCTTTCTTGCTCCTGTTGTTTCTGTTCAGTCAGTGTGGGTAGCCAATTTCCATCTCGATCAAACCAACGTAACCATTGGCGATTAATCCCTTGATACATTCCTTGCCATAACCCGAAACCTAGCTCAATGCTGTCAATCCAAAAACAAGACGCTTCTAGTGTCTGTTCTGCATAACGATCACCTTGAAGCATAAAAACTCGGAGATGGTCAGTATAGCGGTCAAAAACTGCGTAATAGGGAACTTTCAAAATTCGCTCATAAACTTCCCACTTCGTTGGCGGTTGATTCACCTCCCGTAACGTCTGACCTAAATCTTCCTTTTCAGTTCCTGGAGATAATAACTCAACGACAATAAACGGATCAACGCCTTCCTGCCACAGCACATAGCTCAGACGCAAATCTTGCTCTTCATATAATTGTGAGACCCCTAAGACCGCAAACCAATCAGGACGCTTATACCATTGCGGATTGTGGGGATCATAATACACATTCAAATCAGTCCCCATGAAAATCTGATCAGGGGGATAACCAACTGGATGAAACGTTTCTTCTAACAATCGAGGCTGATAAATATGAAATTGGTCAGAGCCTCCCAGTTCCTCAGGATCTTCGCTAGGGAGATCATACATTGTCGGGAGCACTTCTTTCGGGGGTCTAGGGGGATCAGTTTGATACATAACAAATTAGTTTAACGCTTCTTATATCTTAAAGACTAAATAATTTTCTCACTTCTGTCTCTGATACTTTGGGAAGCAATCTCTAAAGCGCGATCGCGCTCTACTTCTACAATGCCAGCTAAAGCAATAAAATGAGTTTCAAAATTAAATTCTTTTGCTTTCCATTCTAAATAGTGTGGATCAATAGGAATGCAATGTCCGCCTACCCCTGGACCGGGTAGAAATGGCATAATCCCAAAAGGTTTCGTGTGAGCAGCTTCTAATACTTCCCAAACATTTAATTCAGCGCGATCGCAGAGTAACGCCAACTCATTTACTAAAGCAATATTAACTGCTCGAAAAGTATTTTCAAAAACTTCGACTAATTCAGCCGCTTTAGCACTACTAACAGGGACGATTTCTTGAATTGTTTGTTTGTAAAAAAAGTGGCAATTTCTAAACCTAAAATTTAATTCTGCTCTGTTTTAATATACTCTAGAGCCGTTGCTAAAACTTTCTGAGAGTCAATTTTATCAGCAATTTCAGCTTCTGTACACTGCCCTTCAAATGCTTCTAAGGCTGCTTTTTTGATAGCGGTATCAAAGGCATCGGCTAAAGTTTCTTTTAATTCGGTATCATTGGCATAGTAACCTCCAGATTGGCGACGTTTATTCACTCGCCGAATTTCTTTGCTTGCATTATAAATGGAAAAGTCCCAAGAACGAGTGCTTCTTTCTTCTGCTGCTTGTTTAATCAGATGAAGGAGGAGAATAACGGCATAGCTATAAATTTTATTGAGTTTATCTTCTTTAGACATCTCCTCCATTTCTGCAATTAATTCTAGAGCTTTATTATAGTTTTGTTCTTGAATATATTGTCGTAAAGTTAATAATTCTTCCATCTTTAGTTGACTCGTTTTTTTATCTCTTCTTATTTACACTTTTAATTCAATTAGAGGAAGGGTCAAGTCCTTACTTAAATTTGAATTTAATTTTGTCTTACTATTTTAGAAGACTTTGCTAACCTGAGATAAGTTGACTAAAATTAATTGTTATGCCTCCTATCAGTAGCGAAACCAGTGCAAGGCGAAATAGCGTTCTGTGTAAGGCGCAGGGGTAGGGAAAATTGAAACAAAAAATTATTAAAACTCTTGTGAGTATTACTAGCTATAAAAATGCTTGTGATTGGATTGAAACTTGGGTAAACAATCAAACGTCTTGTTATATTATCGCAGCTAATGTTCATGTGGTGATGACAGGATTTTGGCAACCTAGTTATCAAACCATTATTAATCAAGCTGCCTTAGTTACCCCTGATGGAATGCCCCTTGTTTGGGCAATGCGTTGGTTGGGGGTGAAAGAGCAAACTCGGGTTTATGGTCCTGATTTAATGTTAGCTTGCTGCGATCGCGCTACCTACAAGCAGATTCCCATTTATCTTTACGGAAGCACTCAATCTACTTTAGAACAACTCCAGCATCAACTGCAACAAAAGTTTCCTAATTTAATCATAGCAGGAAGCCATGCTCCACCCTTTCGCCGCTTAACAGAGGCTGAAGAAACAGAAGATAGACAGCGCATTCAGGCTTCTGGTGCAAAAATTGTTTTTGTTAGTTTAGGTTGCCCAAAACAAGAACAATGGATGGCAAGACAACAAGGGAAATTAAAGGCAGTGATGATAGGAGTAGGAGCAGCGTTTAGTTTTCACAGTGGGGAAGTGTCTCAAGCACCGCGTTGGATGATGAAGTTAGGATTAGAATGGCTTTATCGGTTGACTCAAGAACCGCAACGATTATGGAAACGCTACTTTATTAATAATCCTACCTTTTTAGTTTTACTTGCCCGACAAGTTTTCTTGGAGAAAAAATCAAATTAATTGTTACTTCATATCATCATTGTGGGAACAATAAATCTAGGCTCTTTGGTGAGGAGAATAGATACTCCTTCGGATATAAGGTATGGATGAGATTGTGAGTAATCAAAACCGTCGTTGGGGAAAAACAACTGATATTCGCGCTCCAGAAAAGCTCAAACTTTCTAAACTTCTAGAATGGTCATGGTCGCGGATATTGGCTTTATTAATCAGTGACTTATTGGCGATCGCGATCGCGTGGCAGTTTGCCCGTTACTTCAATCAATTTTACTCTCCGATACCATCACAATTAGTCTGGTGGACATGGTTAGGAATACCGAGTCCATTTTGGCTTTTTTTCGCCGTTACTATTTTATGCTTTACCCAAGCAGGCTTATATAGTTCCTCGACAGAGTGGAAAAATTACTGGAAAGTGGGACAAATTACCACCTTAATTTACTTGGGAACTTTAGTTTTAAGCTATTTTTATGATCCCCAACTCAATCCACCGCGATCGCTGTTTGTAACAGCCTGGTTTAGCAGTGTTTTTCTCCTTGTCGGATTACGGCTGATCACAACTTTAATCCTCAAACAATGTCAAGCCACCACCTCACCCACGCCAATTTTTCTCATTGCTGATTCCCAAGCCAGAAACCGCCTCTCACAAAGCATTCCCCAACGCTCTCCCTATCAAATTATAGGAGTTGCTGATACCAGCAGCATTAACAAACCTGAAACCTTCAAAGCCATTATTAAAACAAACCCAAAAGAAGTTTTAGTGGCTGATTTACCTGAAAGCGAGTTAGCCTCAAGGTTATATTGGAAGCTACGTCGTCGGGGGATTGCCTTACGTTTAATTCCCTCCAGTCGTGAAACCCTTTATCGCCGTGGTGTTCCTGAAATTTTTGCAGGGATTCCGACTCTCAGGGTAGAACCGCCCACTATGGGAGGCTGGGAATATCGTTTAAAACGCTATCTCGACATAATTGGTGCTTCATTGGGACTGATCATGTTGTCTCCCCTATTCATCAGTTGCGCGATCGCGATTTACCTCTCTTCACCTGGAAATCCCTTTTTTCGCCAGAAACGAGTGGGACTTCATGGCAAAACTTTCTATATGTGGAAATTCCGCACCATGGTTCCCAACGCGGAAGCCTTACAACCCCAATTAGAACAGCAAAACCAAACCGACGGGGTTTTATTTAAAGTTCAAGACGATCCTCGTATTATTCCCATTGGGAAATTTTTACGTCGCACCAGCATTGATGAATTACCCCAACTGTTCAATGTTTTAAGCGGAGAAATGAGTTTAGTGGGACCGCGTCCTCTTCCCTTAAGAGATGTGAAAAAATTTAACTCTTGGCATCACACCCGTCATAATGTTGTTCCTGGCATTACAGGATTATGGCAAATTTCAGGGCGATCTGATCTCGAAGAATTTAATGATATTGCCCGTCTTGATCTGTACTACATTGATAATTGGTCAATCAACTTAGATTTAGAAATTTTAGTCGAAACCTTTAGAATTGTCTTATTTGCGAAAGGGGCTTATTAAATGCCATGACAGAATTAGAATCCTCTTCCCAGCGTTCAGCCGGTCAACTGTTGGCGTTACTGACTGCTGCTTTTTACACCCTTTTTACGCTCCTTCCCGATAGCCATAGCCTAATGGTGGCTTGGCCCTGGGTTTTAATTTGGCAAGTCGCCCTAATTTGTCCCATTTTATGGTTACTTGCCATACTCTTCAATACCAAACAATTTCCACAGTTGGGAAACAAAATTGATTTTTGGGTCGGGTTAGTCGTCATTGCTTTAATTATTAGCACGTTAGGGGCTGAACTTCCTAATCAAGCCCGATGGTACAGTTGGGCAGCTTTTGGATTTATAGCAGCTTTATATGCCCTGAATGATTGGTTAGCCTTGCCACAACGATGGTATCGCTTATTAGTGTTTCAGGGGGGTCTCGCTGTTGCATTCATTCTGGTCAGTCTTTCTCTCTGGAGTTTTCAAACCTTATTACCCGAATTAGATCGCCTTGCTGCGTTAAGTGATTATGGGGTAGAGGGAGGATTTGATTTTTCGGTATTAGAGTTACGGAATTGGGCCCCTTTCGGACATCAAAATTATGTCGCAGGATATTTGGTGTTAACTTTGCCCCTATTGATGAGTTTGGCAATCGTTGAATCAGGTTGGCGACGGTGGCTATGGTTCGGCAGTTTTGCCGTAGGATTAGTTGATCTATATACCACGAGTTCTCGCGCAGGTTGGTTGGGCTTATTTGTGGTTGGTTTAGTGGCTTTAGCAGTAGGGTTCATCCGTAGTTCTCTGCCCAAATTGTGGTTATTGCTAAGTGCTGCGACCATGATGGGATTATTTTTGTTGCTCATTTTGACCAATAATCGCCTACGCGGTTTTTTTATTGGAATTTTCACTGGAGAAGGAGGGGGGCAACTTTCTTATCGCGTCATTACCATGACAACAGGTTGGGAAATGGGAATTGCTCATTGGTTAACAGGCGTTGGGTTAGGAAATGT
This window of the Euhalothece natronophila Z-M001 genome carries:
- a CDS encoding nucleotide sugar dehydrogenase codes for the protein MQEIVPVSSAKAAELVEVFENTFRAVNIALVNELALLCDRAELNVWEVLEAAHTKPFGIMPFLPGPGVGGHCIPIDPHYLEWKAKEFNFETHFIALAGIVEVERDRALEIASQSIRDRSEKII
- a CDS encoding sugar transferase; the encoded protein is MDEIVSNQNRRWGKTTDIRAPEKLKLSKLLEWSWSRILALLISDLLAIAIAWQFARYFNQFYSPIPSQLVWWTWLGIPSPFWLFFAVTILCFTQAGLYSSSTEWKNYWKVGQITTLIYLGTLVLSYFYDPQLNPPRSLFVTAWFSSVFLLVGLRLITTLILKQCQATTSPTPIFLIADSQARNRLSQSIPQRSPYQIIGVADTSSINKPETFKAIIKTNPKEVLVADLPESELASRLYWKLRRRGIALRLIPSSRETLYRRGVPEIFAGIPTLRVEPPTMGGWEYRLKRYLDIIGASLGLIMLSPLFISCAIAIYLSSPGNPFFRQKRVGLHGKTFYMWKFRTMVPNAEALQPQLEQQNQTDGVLFKVQDDPRIIPIGKFLRRTSIDELPQLFNVLSGEMSLVGPRPLPLRDVKKFNSWHHTRHNVVPGITGLWQISGRSDLEEFNDIARLDLYYIDNWSINLDLEILVETFRIVLFAKGAY
- a CDS encoding DUF29 family protein codes for the protein MEELLTLRQYIQEQNYNKALELIAEMEEMSKEDKLNKIYSYAVILLLHLIKQAAEERSTRSWDFSIYNASKEIRRVNKRRQSGGYYANDTELKETLADAFDTAIKKAALEAFEGQCTEAEIADKIDSQKVLATALEYIKTEQN
- a CDS encoding WecB/TagA/CpsF family glycosyltransferase, whose translation is MKQKIIKTLVSITSYKNACDWIETWVNNQTSCYIIAANVHVVMTGFWQPSYQTIINQAALVTPDGMPLVWAMRWLGVKEQTRVYGPDLMLACCDRATYKQIPIYLYGSTQSTLEQLQHQLQQKFPNLIIAGSHAPPFRRLTEAEETEDRQRIQASGAKIVFVSLGCPKQEQWMARQQGKLKAVMIGVGAAFSFHSGEVSQAPRWMMKLGLEWLYRLTQEPQRLWKRYFINNPTFLVLLARQVFLEKKSN
- a CDS encoding Uma2 family endonuclease; translated protein: MYQTDPPRPPKEVLPTMYDLPSEDPEELGGSDQFHIYQPRLLEETFHPVGYPPDQIFMGTDLNVYYDPHNPQWYKRPDWFAVLGVSQLYEEQDLRLSYVLWQEGVDPFIVVELLSPGTEKEDLGQTLREVNQPPTKWEVYERILKVPYYAVFDRYTDHLRVFMLQGDRYAEQTLEASCFWIDSIELGFGLWQGMYQGINRQWLRWFDRDGNWLPTLTEQKQQEQERTERLAAKLRELGVDPDEV